A window of Pedobacter lusitanus contains these coding sequences:
- a CDS encoding SLBB domain-containing protein, whose translation MNLKKIIAVFLFFSSLMICHSSYAQTNYSDVKVDELTDLQVRQLMQRAESVGYNDAQLEQMAAAQGMQPGEVVKLRARVTKIRKGNGTENKVTDQMSAEDFSGRTYENADSTSNKKRNQSENARTELKDAFGNLIPKIFGAELFKSNDMKFEPNMRMATPKSYIIGPDDQLLIDLNGDNEANYKLQVSPEGTIRLQYVGLVSVGGLSIDQAINKIRAAMSKTYPGLKTGRTTVSVNLGNIRSIKVTLLGEVVKPGSYTLSSLSTVFNALNASGGPNENGSFRKIQVIRNNKVVSTIDVYNFLLKGIQMGNIRLQDQDVINIPVYQTRVEMAGEVKRPALYEVLNNESLEDVINFAGGFSNKAYTAKIKVLQNTNKERRIIDVNADDFTRYNPLNGDKYVVETILDRYANKVEIAGAVFRPGEYELEKGLTLKQLIQKADGIKEDAFLNRGYISRLNSDNSLALISFDLDKILKGTEQDVPLRREDKVTISSIFDLREEYKVDIKGEVRAPGVFDYAEGMTLEALIQMAGGFKEGATPSRIEIARRIKNSNVNSISAKTAEILNVNVSRDLKLQDTTFVLQPFDIVSIRSSEGFQIQQQVRVEGEVLYPGIYTITRKDERISDVIKRAGGLTILSFAEGASLKRPGAEKAEVVDKNGKIVSSGKNISDKQEEEMQKMANLKRLQGVGVQDTAQLIREVKILGSDLVGIDLIKILKDPNSKYDLLLEDGDIIRVPKQLQTVKVTGEVLRPTNIVYSPNKSMKQYINGAGGFTYNANKKSAYIQYANGSVDAGSRFLFFNNYPRVKPGAEIFVPKRAPREKFGVAGIAAVSAALSGLITALVLILRK comes from the coding sequence ATGAATTTAAAAAAAATAATAGCTGTATTCTTGTTTTTTAGCAGTTTAATGATTTGCCATAGCAGTTATGCACAAACAAATTATTCTGATGTAAAGGTTGATGAATTGACAGATTTACAGGTGCGTCAGTTAATGCAACGTGCAGAATCTGTTGGTTATAATGATGCTCAGCTGGAACAAATGGCCGCTGCCCAGGGAATGCAACCGGGCGAAGTGGTGAAGCTAAGGGCAAGGGTGACAAAAATCAGAAAGGGTAATGGTACCGAGAATAAGGTGACTGATCAGATGTCAGCTGAAGACTTTTCAGGTAGAACTTATGAAAATGCTGATTCTACAAGCAATAAAAAACGTAATCAGTCTGAGAATGCCAGGACTGAATTAAAAGATGCTTTTGGTAACCTGATCCCGAAAATTTTTGGTGCTGAGTTATTCAAAAGTAACGATATGAAGTTTGAGCCAAATATGCGGATGGCAACTCCTAAAAGTTATATTATTGGCCCTGATGATCAGTTGTTAATTGATTTGAATGGTGATAATGAGGCAAATTATAAGTTACAGGTAAGTCCCGAAGGAACTATCCGGTTACAATATGTAGGTTTGGTTTCTGTTGGCGGGTTATCTATAGACCAGGCTATTAATAAAATCAGGGCTGCAATGTCCAAAACTTACCCGGGCTTAAAAACGGGAAGAACAACTGTATCAGTGAATCTTGGTAATATCAGAAGTATCAAAGTTACACTACTGGGTGAAGTGGTTAAGCCTGGTTCTTATACCTTATCTTCTTTATCGACTGTGTTTAATGCATTAAACGCTTCTGGTGGACCTAATGAAAACGGGTCATTTAGAAAAATACAAGTAATTCGTAATAATAAAGTCGTTTCTACAATAGATGTTTATAACTTCCTTTTAAAGGGTATACAAATGGGAAATATCCGTTTACAGGATCAGGATGTTATTAATATTCCAGTATATCAGACAAGGGTAGAAATGGCAGGAGAGGTGAAAAGACCGGCTCTTTATGAAGTTTTGAATAACGAGTCACTGGAGGATGTAATTAACTTTGCTGGTGGTTTCTCCAATAAAGCATATACGGCAAAGATTAAAGTTTTGCAGAATACAAATAAGGAGAGACGCATCATCGATGTAAATGCAGATGATTTTACCAGATATAATCCATTAAACGGAGACAAATATGTGGTGGAAACTATTTTGGATCGGTATGCCAACAAAGTTGAGATTGCCGGTGCTGTATTTCGCCCTGGAGAGTATGAACTTGAAAAGGGATTAACACTGAAACAACTGATTCAAAAAGCCGATGGGATTAAAGAAGATGCATTTTTAAACAGAGGATATATTTCCAGATTAAATTCAGACAATAGTCTTGCATTAATATCTTTTGATCTGGATAAGATTTTAAAAGGGACTGAACAGGATGTGCCTTTAAGAAGAGAAGATAAGGTAACTATATCTTCAATATTTGACTTACGGGAAGAATATAAAGTAGATATTAAGGGAGAAGTGAGAGCACCGGGAGTTTTTGATTATGCAGAGGGAATGACTCTGGAAGCATTGATTCAAATGGCTGGTGGTTTTAAAGAAGGTGCTACCCCTAGTCGTATTGAGATTGCGAGGAGAATAAAAAATAGTAATGTAAACTCAATTTCTGCCAAGACTGCCGAAATATTAAATGTGAATGTATCAAGGGACTTGAAATTGCAGGATACTACCTTTGTATTGCAGCCATTTGATATAGTATCTATAAGAAGTTCTGAAGGGTTTCAGATCCAGCAACAAGTTAGGGTTGAAGGAGAAGTCCTTTATCCTGGTATCTATACAATTACCAGAAAAGATGAAAGAATTTCAGATGTGATTAAAAGAGCTGGTGGATTAACTATCCTTTCTTTTGCTGAAGGGGCATCCTTAAAAAGACCTGGTGCTGAGAAAGCGGAAGTGGTAGATAAAAATGGAAAAATTGTTTCCTCGGGTAAGAATATTAGCGATAAGCAGGAAGAAGAGATGCAGAAGATGGCGAATCTGAAACGTTTACAGGGAGTTGGCGTACAGGATACCGCGCAGCTAATCAGAGAGGTTAAGATTTTAGGCAGTGATTTAGTAGGAATTGATCTGATTAAAATATTAAAGGATCCTAATTCAAAATATGATTTGTTATTGGAGGATGGAGATATTATCAGGGTACCTAAGCAATTGCAAACCGTTAAAGTTACAGGAGAGGTTCTACGACCAACAAATATTGTTTATAGTCCAAATAAAAGTATGAAGCAATATATTAATGGTGCAGGAGGATTTACTTATAATGCAAATAAAAAAAGTGCATATATCCAGTATGCAAATGGGTCAGTAGATGCGGGGAGTAGATTTTTGTTTTTCAATAATTATCCGAGGGTGAAACCTGGTGCTGAGATCTTTGTCCCTAAACGTGCACCAAGAGAAAAATTTGGCGTTGCAGGAATAGCTGCTGTTTCTGCTGCTTTGTCCGGACTCATTACAGCACTTGTACTTATTTTGCGTAAATAG
- a CDS encoding Wzz/FepE/Etk N-terminal domain-containing protein — protein sequence MEENTVENKDEISLRDIIVKCIEWFHYLKSKWLIIGLFALLGGGLGFVYTSIKKTIYTATTSFVLEEEKGGGGMGSLSGLASIAGVDLGGGGGLFQGDNIVELYKSRSMIEQTLLTAAIIQGKKQLLIDRYIESNKLRDLWSKQPDLKGIDFSDSAHFTVKHDSIIGQIVKDLNTRSLTVSKPDKKLSIIEVKVKSQDEAFAKAFAEQIVSNVNAFYVQTKTKKSLFNVNILQKQTDSVMAVMNHSIYSAASIIDATPNLNPSRQALRVPAQKSQFSAETNKAILIELVKNLEMSKIALRKEIPLIQIIDKPVLPLEKARLGKISGIVFGAVIGSFLIILVLIFRRIFKMFLTHE from the coding sequence ATGGAAGAAAATACAGTTGAAAATAAAGATGAAATTTCTTTAAGGGATATTATTGTTAAATGTATCGAATGGTTTCACTATCTTAAAAGTAAGTGGCTGATTATTGGCCTTTTTGCTTTATTAGGTGGTGGTTTGGGTTTTGTTTATACTTCAATTAAAAAGACAATTTATACAGCGACTACTTCCTTTGTTCTGGAAGAAGAGAAAGGTGGTGGTGGTATGGGCTCTCTTTCGGGGCTGGCATCTATTGCCGGAGTAGATTTAGGAGGAGGCGGCGGATTATTTCAAGGTGATAATATAGTCGAGCTCTATAAATCACGGTCAATGATTGAACAGACTCTTTTAACCGCTGCGATTATACAGGGTAAGAAACAGCTGTTAATAGATAGATATATTGAATCAAACAAATTAAGAGATTTGTGGAGTAAACAGCCTGATTTGAAGGGGATTGATTTTTCAGATTCCGCTCATTTTACTGTTAAACATGATAGTATTATTGGGCAAATTGTTAAAGATCTAAATACCAGAAGCCTCACGGTAAGCAAACCTGATAAAAAACTAAGTATAATCGAAGTTAAGGTGAAATCACAGGATGAAGCTTTCGCAAAGGCATTTGCAGAGCAAATCGTATCAAATGTGAATGCTTTTTATGTACAAACCAAAACTAAAAAATCATTATTTAATGTAAATATTTTGCAGAAGCAAACGGATTCTGTGATGGCAGTAATGAACCATTCTATATATTCCGCCGCTTCGATAATAGATGCTACTCCTAATTTAAATCCAAGTCGTCAGGCATTAAGAGTCCCCGCTCAAAAATCTCAATTTTCTGCTGAAACTAATAAAGCTATTTTAATAGAATTAGTCAAAAATCTTGAAATGTCAAAGATCGCTTTGAGAAAGGAGATACCTTTAATTCAAATCATTGACAAACCGGTGCTACCGCTGGAAAAAGCAAGGCTTGGAAAGATTAGTGGAATTGTTTTTGGAGCAGTAATCGGATCTTTTTTAATCATTTTGGTGTTAATTTTCAGGAGAATTTTCAAGATGTTCTTAACTCATGAATAG
- a CDS encoding O-antigen translocase, translating to MKLIKTSVFSGIITFIKIAAGFVAAKVIATITGPSGVALLGQFTSFLAIIFTISNGAISNGVIKYTAEYENDKEKLKSLFRTSCRISLYAALIIGVILVLFASPISNLILYSTSYVNVFRTLGLTVAFYSINVLMISILNGMKEIKLYTLVNTLGALFGLGLTILLVVFFKIDGALYALVTTQTLLLIITFFLIRKLDWVSLDYFRGAIDLDLAKKLGGYGMIALVSALTMPVSQILLRNMLIQKLGVDSAGYWQAMMRVSDGYLLLINTSISIYYLPKLSSLKNDIDIRTEIFYGFKIILPVTTLGCVLIYFMRFFIIKTLYTPEFLQMENLFIYQLLGDIMKVASLILGYLLIAKAMVKTAMFTETFFAVIWVVLGSLFVDFFGLKGITIAFFINYIIYFLIMVYVFREILFGDLKNKFS from the coding sequence ATGAAGTTAATTAAGACATCGGTATTTTCTGGAATTATTACATTTATAAAGATTGCTGCCGGATTTGTTGCTGCAAAGGTTATTGCAACTATAACAGGACCTTCAGGAGTCGCCTTATTGGGACAGTTTACAAGTTTTTTAGCAATTATATTTACTATCTCCAACGGGGCAATCAGTAATGGAGTTATCAAGTACACTGCAGAATATGAAAATGATAAAGAAAAATTAAAGTCACTTTTCAGAACATCGTGTCGCATATCTCTGTATGCTGCATTGATCATTGGTGTGATTTTAGTGTTGTTTGCCTCTCCCATATCGAATCTGATACTCTATAGCACTTCTTATGTGAATGTTTTCAGGACATTAGGGCTAACAGTGGCATTTTATTCAATTAATGTTTTAATGATTTCGATCCTGAATGGGATGAAAGAAATAAAATTATATACGTTAGTTAATACATTAGGAGCTTTATTTGGACTCGGTTTAACAATATTACTAGTCGTTTTTTTTAAAATTGACGGTGCATTATATGCATTGGTAACTACCCAGACTCTGTTATTAATAATTACTTTTTTCTTAATCCGTAAACTTGATTGGGTTTCATTAGACTACTTCAGAGGAGCTATAGATCTGGATCTGGCAAAGAAACTTGGGGGTTATGGTATGATTGCACTGGTTTCTGCCTTAACAATGCCGGTTTCTCAGATCTTATTAAGGAATATGCTTATTCAGAAGCTTGGTGTTGATAGTGCTGGTTATTGGCAGGCTATGATGAGAGTTTCTGATGGATATCTATTATTGATAAATACTTCGATTAGTATTTACTATTTGCCAAAATTATCTTCCCTGAAAAATGATATTGATATCAGAACGGAGATCTTTTATGGGTTTAAGATAATTTTACCCGTAACTACTCTGGGGTGTGTGCTAATCTATTTTATGAGGTTTTTTATTATAAAAACGTTATATACTCCCGAATTCTTACAGATGGAGAATTTATTTATTTACCAATTGCTTGGTGATATTATGAAGGTTGCCTCTTTGATTCTGGGATATTTACTTATCGCAAAAGCGATGGTTAAGACGGCTATGTTTACAGAAACTTTTTTTGCTGTGATTTGGGTCGTTTTAGGTAGTCTGTTTGTTGATTTTTTTGGACTAAAAGGCATTACAATTGCTTTCTTCATTAATTACATTATATATTTTTTAATTATGGTGTATGTGTTTAGAGAGATTCTGTTTGGTGATTTAAAGAATAAGTTTAGTTGA
- the wecB gene encoding non-hydrolyzing UDP-N-acetylglucosamine 2-epimerase, translating into MKKILLIFGTRPEAIKMAPLVKSFKTYSQDFTVKVCVTAQHREMLDQVLDFFEIEPDYDLDLMKPGQNLFQLTADLISGLKPILEEFKPDFVFVHGDTTTSMASALSAFYAGVKICHVEAGLRTFNKLSPFPEEMNRQLTGRLTDLHFSPTHLSEQNLLNEGCKREDVKVVGNSVIDALYWATEKLKTYEDDEIIALKKLIDPEKKIILVTGHRRENFGDGFINICKSIRHLADREDVQIIYPVHLNPNVQGPVYELLSKTENIKLINPLGYPAFVWLMEKSYLILTDSGGVQEEAPSLGKPVLVMRDNTERPEAVDAGTVRLVGTNEERIISEASLLLDNKEQYAKMSKAHNPYGDGLTSSRIVTMLKDEYK; encoded by the coding sequence ATGAAAAAAATACTATTGATTTTTGGCACCCGTCCTGAAGCTATAAAAATGGCTCCTTTAGTGAAATCGTTTAAAACTTATAGTCAGGATTTTACGGTTAAAGTATGTGTGACAGCCCAGCATAGAGAGATGTTGGATCAGGTACTTGATTTTTTTGAAATTGAGCCGGATTACGATTTGGATCTGATGAAGCCAGGGCAGAATCTGTTTCAGTTAACAGCTGATCTTATAAGTGGTCTTAAACCAATTTTAGAAGAGTTTAAGCCGGATTTTGTCTTTGTTCATGGTGATACTACTACTTCAATGGCATCTGCATTATCAGCATTTTATGCAGGGGTGAAAATCTGCCATGTTGAGGCAGGTCTTAGAACTTTTAATAAATTATCTCCATTTCCGGAAGAAATGAACAGACAGTTAACAGGTAGGTTAACAGATCTTCATTTTTCACCAACTCATCTTTCTGAGCAAAATTTGCTTAATGAAGGTTGCAAAAGGGAAGATGTTAAGGTTGTTGGTAACTCAGTTATTGATGCATTGTATTGGGCAACAGAAAAACTAAAAACATATGAAGATGATGAAATAATTGCACTGAAAAAGCTTATAGATCCTGAAAAGAAAATAATATTGGTCACCGGACACAGACGTGAAAATTTTGGTGACGGATTTATCAATATCTGTAAGTCAATCAGACATCTGGCAGATCGCGAAGATGTTCAGATCATTTATCCGGTCCATTTGAATCCTAATGTGCAGGGGCCTGTTTATGAATTATTATCAAAAACAGAAAATATTAAGTTAATAAATCCGCTGGGATACCCGGCATTTGTCTGGTTAATGGAAAAAAGCTATTTAATCTTAACGGATAGCGGAGGTGTTCAGGAAGAAGCACCTAGTTTAGGCAAACCTGTTCTGGTTATGAGAGATAATACAGAAAGGCCTGAAGCAGTTGATGCCGGTACGGTCAGACTGGTTGGAACTAATGAAGAAAGAATCATAAGTGAAGCAAGCTTGTTACTGGATAATAAGGAACAGTATGCTAAAATGAGTAAGGCACATAATCCATATGGAGATGGTCTTACTTCATCAAGAATTGTAACTATGCTGAAAGATGAATACAAATAA
- a CDS encoding EpsG family protein, with amino-acid sequence MFIYYLIFVLAFLLCGLDYVKEKNIKLFFYVLFCMVLISLPAFREIGVDNDSLSYSEIFKSTNNYSIGQIISGNYESNIERGFMLLNKLVDVFGGDFNSVLFIVALLTGLLNYTIIYKICRFPFTALLIYLSFFYLYRDFTQIRYGLSCSIVYWAIYFFTKKRYFAFAFSFVLAFLLHNTALIIIILLPLCYFFKNRYVYLIAPFVCLIGLFINPFPILLSLGGVPEHMQIYFNEEGGGGMVVSVIGMAIMMIYAVFYTKVKSENFDFDMYYRLLAVGVSLNLLFIQASIFQRFSYLFFQFCVLFLPNMLAELQKMKDKYYFVLLHFLFNCFFVYYGIKLIAPTLIRPYF; translated from the coding sequence ATGTTTATTTATTACCTGATATTCGTTTTAGCATTCTTATTATGTGGGTTGGACTACGTTAAAGAAAAGAATATAAAGCTTTTTTTTTATGTTCTGTTTTGCATGGTCCTGATTTCTTTGCCGGCATTTAGAGAAATAGGTGTTGATAATGATAGTCTCAGCTATAGTGAAATATTCAAATCAACTAATAATTATTCCATAGGCCAAATTATCTCAGGAAATTACGAAAGTAATATTGAGAGAGGTTTTATGTTGCTGAATAAACTTGTGGATGTATTTGGGGGAGATTTTAATAGCGTACTTTTTATTGTTGCCTTATTAACAGGTTTATTAAATTATACAATAATTTATAAGATTTGCAGATTCCCATTTACAGCCCTCTTAATTTATCTGAGTTTTTTTTATTTGTACAGAGACTTTACGCAGATACGATATGGGCTAAGTTGTTCAATTGTTTATTGGGCTATTTATTTCTTTACCAAGAAGAGATACTTTGCATTTGCTTTTAGTTTTGTTCTTGCTTTCTTATTGCATAATACGGCACTTATTATAATTATATTATTACCACTCTGCTATTTTTTCAAGAACAGATATGTATATCTTATAGCACCATTTGTGTGTTTAATAGGGTTATTTATAAACCCATTTCCAATATTACTTTCGCTGGGCGGCGTACCAGAACATATGCAGATTTATTTCAATGAAGAAGGTGGCGGAGGTATGGTTGTTTCAGTAATTGGAATGGCAATTATGATGATTTATGCTGTATTCTATACCAAAGTTAAATCTGAGAATTTTGATTTCGATATGTATTACCGGTTATTGGCAGTTGGTGTCTCTCTTAATTTATTATTTATTCAGGCCTCTATTTTTCAGCGATTTTCATATTTGTTTTTTCAGTTTTGTGTCCTCTTCCTCCCCAATATGTTAGCCGAACTGCAAAAAATGAAGGATAAATATTATTTTGTTCTTTTACATTTTCTATTTAACTGTTTCTTTGTTTATTACGGAATCAAATTAATAGCACCAACGTTAATCAGACCCTACTTTTAA
- a CDS encoding glycosyltransferase: MKCVDILLATYNGSIYLENQLLSLLSQTYKNWRLLIHDDGSNDNTLEIIYKYQKIDSRIILIEDEIKGNGAAYNFMHLLSLSESDLIVFCDQDDIWFENKLMQLVEGFNGEFDKPLAVFCNGYAYSEQRGIISDKITNVFPKDLNEQLFLNAGIQGCSLMFNRMLKQKLLPFSGFIVMHDHFITLGVLCFGELRYVDKSLMLYRQFHVNKVTANIEYSFAKRLKSIFISDIPVIDRRHKEAYESFYEGFKNELNQSQIDLFQAYFLYSRSGLLKRLLIVIVNRFKLYNSVLALLLKTITRKPIN; this comes from the coding sequence ATGAAATGTGTAGATATTCTACTTGCAACTTATAATGGTTCTATATACCTGGAGAACCAGTTATTATCACTATTAAGTCAAACATATAAAAACTGGAGACTCCTTATTCATGATGATGGTTCGAATGATAATACACTTGAAATCATTTATAAATATCAAAAGATAGACAGCCGTATTATTTTAATCGAAGATGAAATAAAAGGAAATGGTGCTGCCTATAACTTTATGCATCTTTTGTCACTGTCTGAGTCTGATCTGATAGTGTTTTGCGATCAGGATGATATCTGGTTTGAGAATAAGCTGATGCAACTTGTAGAAGGGTTTAACGGGGAATTTGATAAGCCGCTTGCTGTTTTTTGTAATGGATACGCATATTCAGAACAGAGAGGTATTATTAGTGATAAAATAACAAATGTTTTTCCAAAAGATCTAAATGAGCAATTATTCTTGAATGCAGGTATTCAGGGTTGTTCATTGATGTTTAATCGTATGCTAAAGCAAAAATTATTGCCATTTTCAGGGTTTATCGTTATGCATGATCATTTTATCACTTTAGGTGTATTATGTTTTGGAGAGCTTAGATATGTTGATAAATCCTTAATGCTTTATCGTCAGTTTCATGTGAATAAAGTAACCGCCAATATAGAATATAGTTTTGCTAAACGGTTGAAATCCATATTTATAAGTGATATACCTGTAATAGACCGCCGACATAAAGAAGCGTATGAGTCATTTTATGAAGGGTTCAAAAATGAACTAAATCAGAGTCAGATAGACCTATTTCAGGCATACTTTTTGTACTCAAGGAGCGGCCTGCTTAAACGGCTTTTGATTGTTATAGTAAACAGATTCAAGTTATATAATAGCGTATTGGCCTTGCTATTAAAAACAATCACCCGAAAACCTATAAATTAA
- a CDS encoding glycosyltransferase family A protein yields MQITLFTPTYNRAYLLERLFLCLQKQNFDSFEWIIVDDGSTDDTEELVKGFIKAGVTFPLKYIKQENQGKHIAINRGVKEATGELFFIVDSDDYLADDALIFISKEWDKISDNELYGGVVPNKCIIGGTSIGNPQYDQLDCSTIDFRYKRHEKGDKAEVIRTSLFRKYPFPETKGEKFCPEALFFNRLKEYKLRYFNKDVYFCEYLPDGLSARIFKIRKDSPVNACLCYSELSECDIPIKERLKACINFYRFYRYTDKKIMTPGGGWLLNTLAKLLSNVLYILSDRKK; encoded by the coding sequence ATGCAAATTACTTTATTCACGCCGACATATAATAGAGCTTATCTTTTAGAACGTTTGTTCCTTTGTTTGCAGAAGCAGAACTTTGATAGTTTTGAATGGATTATTGTTGATGATGGTAGCACTGACGATACTGAGGAGCTTGTTAAAGGTTTCATTAAAGCAGGAGTTACCTTCCCCCTGAAATATATTAAACAAGAAAATCAGGGAAAACATATTGCGATTAACAGAGGTGTTAAAGAAGCAACCGGGGAATTGTTTTTTATTGTAGACAGTGATGATTATCTAGCTGATGATGCATTGATTTTTATTAGCAAAGAATGGGATAAAATCAGTGATAATGAGTTATACGGAGGAGTGGTGCCAAATAAATGTATTATAGGTGGAACTTCTATAGGTAATCCGCAATATGATCAGTTGGATTGCAGCACCATCGATTTCAGATATAAACGTCATGAAAAAGGTGATAAGGCTGAAGTAATACGTACATCTTTATTTCGTAAATATCCCTTCCCTGAGACTAAGGGTGAGAAATTCTGTCCGGAAGCATTATTTTTTAACAGATTGAAGGAATATAAGTTAAGATACTTTAATAAGGATGTCTATTTTTGTGAGTATCTGCCAGACGGGTTGTCTGCCAGAATATTTAAAATCAGAAAGGATAGCCCTGTAAATGCTTGTCTTTGCTATTCTGAATTATCTGAATGTGATATCCCAATTAAAGAAAGATTAAAAGCCTGTATAAACTTTTACAGGTTTTACAGATATACAGATAAGAAGATAATGACTCCTGGAGGTGGCTGGTTGTTAAATACGCTGGCCAAATTATTATCTAATGTGCTTTATATCCTTTCAGACAGGAAAAAATAA
- a CDS encoding glycosyltransferase yields MSIKVLHVINSLGTGGAEKLLVETLPQYAEQDSEISVDLLLLNGTKTPFKNLLLEKFSGKIFSLGTGSVYNPLHVFGLFKYLNNYDIIHVHLFPALYFVSIAKFLTRSKTKLIFTEHSTNNRRVDSVFFRIFDRIIYKNYSLITAITPEVKHMLEDKLKLKNRIVVIYNGVNPDKIISAAGIPKSEFFKQEDSKILIQVSRFSVQKDQKTLIRALDLLPPDVKLLLVGEGVFQKECEKLVEELNLTNRVRFLGVRMDVPELLKTSDIVIQSSVWEGFGLAAVEGMAAGRPVIASNVPGLKEVVEGAGLLFQKGDEKALAAHVINLLDDDFFYQKVAKLCMDRADKFDLKNMVSQIINSYKNVQI; encoded by the coding sequence ATGAGTATAAAAGTTCTTCATGTAATAAATAGTTTAGGTACAGGAGGCGCGGAGAAACTTCTGGTTGAAACTCTGCCCCAGTACGCTGAGCAGGATAGTGAGATTAGTGTTGATCTTTTACTTTTAAATGGGACGAAAACCCCCTTTAAGAATTTATTGCTGGAAAAATTCTCAGGGAAGATCTTTTCTCTTGGAACTGGGTCTGTATATAATCCATTACATGTTTTTGGCTTATTTAAGTATCTGAATAATTATGATATAATTCATGTGCATCTGTTTCCAGCTCTTTATTTTGTTAGTATTGCAAAGTTTCTGACACGAAGTAAAACTAAACTGATATTTACTGAACACAGTACAAACAACAGAAGGGTAGACTCTGTCTTTTTTCGCATATTTGACAGAATAATATATAAAAACTACTCCTTAATTACTGCTATTACACCAGAAGTAAAGCATATGCTGGAAGATAAGCTAAAGCTCAAAAATAGGATCGTAGTGATCTACAATGGTGTAAATCCGGATAAAATAATCAGTGCAGCTGGAATTCCGAAATCTGAATTTTTCAAACAGGAAGACTCAAAAATTTTAATACAGGTTTCCAGGTTTAGTGTACAAAAAGATCAGAAAACTCTTATTAGAGCATTGGATTTACTCCCACCTGATGTTAAATTGCTTCTTGTGGGTGAGGGGGTGTTTCAGAAAGAATGTGAAAAATTAGTAGAGGAGCTAAATCTGACTAATAGAGTTAGATTTCTTGGTGTGAGAATGGACGTGCCTGAATTGCTGAAAACCAGTGATATTGTGATTCAGTCTTCAGTTTGGGAAGGGTTTGGATTAGCTGCTGTTGAAGGAATGGCGGCAGGGCGGCCAGTGATAGCATCAAATGTTCCCGGACTTAAAGAGGTTGTAGAGGGCGCCGGACTACTTTTTCAAAAGGGGGACGAAAAAGCACTTGCTGCCCATGTTATTAATTTGCTGGATGATGACTTTTTTTATCAAAAGGTGGCAAAACTTTGTATGGATAGGGCGGATAAGTTTGATTTAAAAAATATGGTAAGTCAGATTATAAACAGTTATAAAAATGTGCAGATATAA